The proteins below are encoded in one region of Chiloscyllium punctatum isolate Juve2018m chromosome 9, sChiPun1.3, whole genome shotgun sequence:
- the LOC140480982 gene encoding P2Y purinoceptor 8-like translates to MNSTIEDSTIQMLNNTVMHYTLPMIYLGIFLISTPLNAIALWLLCCRMWPKTPTMIFSINLAITDLLYSLTLPFQIIYHWNRNNWQAGEPLCRLVTVLFYGNSHCSILTVMWISVERYLGVVHPLHTSHLRTVKTAILLCLLSWLFVLIVHLPLMYNELTYDVPDLKIITCFDIIPRDMFPAVYYFYLYYSAQIFLFFLVPFVVMTLCYSRIIRTLLKAPVAQIRESRKQIVYLTIVVMLAFAICYLPTQIIMIVHFVRSHLKRPIYILYKFSLTLNSLNGCFDPLLYYFASKEFRRKVQKILPCIPVDDSDRTSSNIALPLAAQGSQ, encoded by the coding sequence ATGAACAGTACAATAGAAGACTCCACAATACAGATGCTCAACAACACTGTGATGCATTACACCTTGCCAATGATCTATCTGGGCATTTTTCTTATCAGCACTCCCCTGAACGCCATCGCCCTTTGGCTCCTCTGCTGCCGCATGTGGCCCAAGACTCCCACCATGATCTTTTCCATCAATCTGGCCATCACCGATCTCCTGTACAGCTTGACGTTGCCCTTTCAGATCATCTACCATTGGAACCGGAACAACTGGCAGGCCGGGGAGCCACTCTGCCGGCTGGTGACTGTTCTCTTCTACGGCAACTCGCACTGCTCCATCCTGACGGTCATGTGGATAAGTGTGGAGCGTTACCTCGGCGTTGTGCACCCCTTACACACCTCTCACCTTCGCACGGTTAAAACTGCCATCCTGCTCTGCTTATTGAGCTGGCTGTTTGTCCTCATAGTCCACTTGCCCTTGATGTACAACGAGCTGACCTATGATGTGCCGGATCTGAAAATCATCACCTGCTTTGATATTATTCCCCGCGATATGTTTCCTGCTGTTTATTATTTTTACCTGTACTACTCAGCACAGATATTTCTATTTTTTCTTGTTCCCTTTGTTGTCATGACGTTGTGCTACTCCAGGATTATAAGGACTCTGCTGAAGGCACCGGTGGCTCAGATTAGAGAGTCGAGGAAGCAGATAGTCTATCTGACGATCGTGGTGATGCTTGCTTTTGCCATCTGCTACCTCCCCACTCAGATAATAATGATCGTGCATTTTGTCCGCTCCCACCTGAAGAGACCCATCTACATCCTGTATAAGTTCTCCCTGACTCTGAACAGCCTAAATGGCTGCTTCGATCCCTTGTTGTACTACTTCGCCTCGAAGGAGTTTAGACGGAAGGTCCAGAAGATTCTGCCTTGCATTCCCGTGGACGATAGTGACAGGACGTCGAGTAACATCGCTCTACCTCTAGCTGCTCAGGGTAGTCAGTAA